CGTTATGACCGTATGGGCTATAATCAGGTAGAGATTGTACCCGGTGTTGGTGAAGGTGAAGACTGGGTTGCAAAACCACTGGACCTTCCCGGACGTGTAAAAATGGTTGATCTATGGGTTTGGGGTTCAAATTTCAAATATAGTATTGAAGCACACTTTATGGACTATGAAGGTCTCTCTTTCAGACTTGATCTGATCCAGTCTGATAATAAAAGAGTCCCCGGAAGCATTAAGTTTGTCGGTTGGAAAAATATGTATCTGGATATTCCCAGTTACATTAGGCAGTCTGTTGTTTACAAACCTGAACATAAAGGTTTAAGACTGACTAAATTTATAATCTATACACATCCTTCTGAAAAAGTAGATAACTTTTATGTTTATCTGGACAATCTTAAAATTATCACAGATAAGCATGAATCTTTCTATGACGGCTCCGGCCTGACTTCTCCAGAAAGGATTTCAGAAATCTGGGGTGAAGAGGGAGGAGAATAATCAATGAAGAAAACTATTTTATTGAGCCTGATTTTGACTATTGCCTTAAGTGGAATGATTTTTGCACAGGATGCCGGCGATCCTAATCCTGAACAGATCGGTATAAGCTCTGCTCAGCAGAAGCTGAAAGAAATTTCCGTATCTAAAATGGAAGATGCCGGACTCTGGTATGGAGTTATGGCTTCTGATGAAGGTCTGATTCAGATCAGACGTTTTGAAGGTTCTCCCATTGATAAAGAGCCTGTCGAAGGTGAAGAAGAAGCAGGTATTGATGAACCCGATATTAATGTATTGGGTGCAAAGGTTTCCTTTTATAGAAGAGGGATGAGTACTTTTTCTCTCAGACCTATAAGACCCCTTCCTATTGAAGGAATTACAAAGACTATCTCTGTATGGGTTGCCGGTAGAAACACCAATCATGTACTTCAGCTGGAAATATCCGACCATTTCGGAAATACAGCTTTTATCAACATGGGTAAACTCAACTTTGTAGGTTGGAAGAAAGTAACAGTATCTGTACCTCCTTCCATAGTACAGAGAGATTATCACTACAACAACAGAATGGGTATCACCATTCAGGGATTCAACATTCTCTGTGATCTGGATGAAACCTATGGTAGTTACTATATATATCTGGATGATATCAGAGCCGTTTCAGACCTCTTCGCTGAAGAGAGCAGAGATGAAGATGACATCCTTGATGCTTGGTGATCAATACGTCTTTTGAATAAATATAGGCTGTCCTGAAAAGGGCAGTTTTTTTTTGGTTCAATTTCAGGAGTCTTTATTTATGTTCTCATTATGCCGGGGGTTATGATAGAGATCAGGGATAAGAGAACAAGTCAGAAAAAATATCATTAAGTGCTGTGATTATAGCTTCAGGAAATTTATAATATTTTTTCCCACCTGATCTATCAGCTGTTCAAGGCTGATCCCTTTCTCTTCAGCCACACATTCATAGCTGTAGCCGATCATTCCCGGATGATTATCCCGTCCCCGTTTGGGATGAGGTGAAAGGTAGGGTGCATCAGTTTCAAGGAGTATTCGGTCCAGAGGAACTACTTTTAGGGCGTCTCTGATCTCCTGAGCGTTCTTGAAGGTCACATTGCCGGCAAATGATATGTAGTGACCCTTTTCAAGTGCTGTGTGCGCCAGTGACAATCCTCCGGGAAAACAGTGGAGTACGGCTC
Above is a window of Oceanispirochaeta sp. M1 DNA encoding:
- a CDS encoding flagellar filament outer layer protein FlaA: MRRGCLLISGLLVLTLSTGFLFADERTLKLEAVVVESFDGPGDSTFADGSAVNWQVRGSKFSTEGFPRMTYVPNTWPDDLFGPSPENPEELQVLGIHTRYDRMGYNQVEIVPGVGEGEDWVAKPLDLPGRVKMVDLWVWGSNFKYSIEAHFMDYEGLSFRLDLIQSDNKRVPGSIKFVGWKNMYLDIPSYIRQSVVYKPEHKGLRLTKFIIYTHPSEKVDNFYVYLDNLKIITDKHESFYDGSGLTSPERISEIWGEEGGE
- a CDS encoding flagellar filament outer layer protein FlaA, yielding MKKTILLSLILTIALSGMIFAQDAGDPNPEQIGISSAQQKLKEISVSKMEDAGLWYGVMASDEGLIQIRRFEGSPIDKEPVEGEEEAGIDEPDINVLGAKVSFYRRGMSTFSLRPIRPLPIEGITKTISVWVAGRNTNHVLQLEISDHFGNTAFINMGKLNFVGWKKVTVSVPPSIVQRDYHYNNRMGITIQGFNILCDLDETYGSYYIYLDDIRAVSDLFAEESRDEDDILDAW